From the Chitinolyticbacter meiyuanensis genome, one window contains:
- a CDS encoding ATP-binding protein: MNDRIQPLPHAEALGQPLWFAAAEVGSRLAELLRAGGGDGVTFLDTQWRNAQQRAPAPAPQRLAQLLSHLGLTDDERLLLLLSGMGDEHEGYGAVFAGLHPKGEPWATVSLFARLAGHGGSRLPAWQLVAHSALFRFGFVTLQGEGPLPERGLAMATGLWPVLAGIDYWPPGIVPLPGEEWVVDDGWFAEVAPLLASEAEPLLWLQGPAAALRLRQLAGWLTLRGQPAHCFDVGALTAPQFALLLAHCLARGVMPLLWSEQGPGAELEGLLTDYPGTLVVGGAGNAVLARLRRPLASVTAPALARAAHPQLWRDGVPQLAPHAAELAARFPLAPDVLARVQDDVSLLAGSTAVGLDAGVATLKARLPGLGQQSLRRISPRAGWDDLILADPPRRQLGDVIARLKLQWKVLDDWGFDRGEAGRRGLRMLFCGLPGTGKTLAAEVVAHELASDLVVVDLARVLSKWVGETEKNLGAVFDEAESCRAVLFFDEADALFTRRTEVGDANDRYANIETAYLLTRLERFDGVAVLATNLKQQLDRAFLRRFEAVIDFPEPGEAERAAIWRRHLPATAPLAGDVDFELLAAVYPMSGAMIRNALLAAAYFAAAAGAPIGRDALQRAIVQEFEKSGRPCPQ, encoded by the coding sequence ATGAATGACCGCATCCAGCCCCTGCCGCATGCCGAGGCACTCGGCCAGCCGCTGTGGTTCGCGGCTGCCGAGGTCGGATCACGGCTGGCCGAGCTGCTGCGCGCCGGCGGCGGCGATGGCGTGACCTTCCTCGACACCCAGTGGCGCAATGCACAGCAGCGCGCGCCCGCCCCGGCGCCGCAGCGGCTGGCACAGCTGCTGTCCCACCTCGGGTTGACCGACGACGAGCGCCTGCTGCTGTTGCTCTCCGGCATGGGCGACGAGCACGAAGGCTACGGCGCGGTCTTCGCTGGCCTGCATCCGAAGGGCGAGCCCTGGGCGACGGTCAGCCTGTTCGCGCGGCTGGCAGGCCACGGTGGCTCACGCCTGCCGGCCTGGCAACTGGTGGCGCACAGCGCGCTGTTCCGATTTGGCTTCGTCACGCTGCAGGGCGAGGGGCCGCTGCCCGAGCGCGGGCTGGCCATGGCCACCGGGCTGTGGCCGGTGCTCGCCGGCATCGATTACTGGCCGCCGGGCATCGTGCCGCTGCCCGGCGAGGAATGGGTGGTCGACGACGGCTGGTTTGCCGAGGTGGCGCCGCTGCTGGCGAGCGAGGCCGAGCCGCTGCTGTGGCTGCAGGGCCCGGCAGCGGCGCTGCGGCTGCGTCAGCTCGCCGGCTGGCTCACGCTGCGGGGCCAGCCCGCCCATTGCTTCGACGTGGGGGCGCTGACCGCGCCGCAGTTCGCGCTGTTGCTGGCGCATTGCCTGGCGCGCGGCGTCATGCCGCTGCTGTGGTCGGAGCAGGGGCCGGGTGCAGAGCTCGAAGGCCTGCTCACCGATTATCCCGGCACGCTGGTGGTTGGCGGCGCCGGCAATGCGGTATTGGCGCGGCTGCGGCGGCCGCTGGCCAGCGTGACCGCACCGGCACTGGCACGCGCTGCGCATCCCCAGCTGTGGCGCGATGGCGTGCCGCAACTGGCGCCACATGCGGCCGAGCTCGCCGCCCGTTTCCCGCTGGCGCCGGATGTGCTGGCGCGGGTGCAGGACGATGTCAGCCTGCTCGCCGGCAGCACGGCCGTTGGGCTCGATGCCGGCGTGGCCACGCTGAAGGCACGCCTGCCTGGGCTGGGTCAGCAAAGCCTGCGCCGCATCAGCCCGCGCGCCGGCTGGGACGATCTCATCCTGGCCGACCCGCCACGGCGGCAGCTTGGCGACGTGATCGCCCGCCTGAAGCTGCAATGGAAGGTGCTCGACGACTGGGGCTTCGATCGCGGCGAGGCGGGGCGGCGTGGCCTGCGCATGTTGTTCTGCGGTCTGCCCGGCACCGGCAAGACGCTGGCGGCCGAGGTGGTGGCGCATGAGCTTGCCAGCGATCTGGTGGTGGTGGACCTCGCGCGCGTGCTCTCCAAGTGGGTGGGCGAAACCGAGAAGAACCTCGGCGCGGTGTTCGACGAGGCCGAATCCTGCCGCGCGGTGTTGTTCTTCGACGAGGCCGATGCGCTGTTCACCCGCCGCACCGAGGTCGGCGATGCCAACGATCGCTACGCCAATATCGAAACCGCCTACCTGCTGACGCGGCTGGAGCGCTTCGACGGCGTGGCGGTGCTCGCCACCAACCTCAAGCAGCAGCTCGATCGCGCCTTCCTGCGCCGCTTTGAAGCCGTGATCGATTTCCCCGAGCCCGGCGAAGCCGAGCGCGCCGCGATCTGGCGCCGCCATCTGCCGGCCACGGCGCCACTGGCCGGTGATGTCGATTTCGAGCTGCTGGCGGCCGTCTACCCGATGTCGGGCGCCATGATCCGCAATGCCTTGCTGGCCGCGGCCTACTTCGCCGCCGCAGCCGGTGCACCGATAGGGCGCGATGCCTTGCAGCGCGCCATCGTCCAGGAGTTCGAGAAATCCGGCCGGCCGTGCCCGCAGTAG
- a CDS encoding phage tail protein, whose translation MNGNSDARFAIITGHALWLRCGFEDATLVDDAVQLAWDGDATPGDPQPVMDTRGAGLAFGPGCRLYHSVPFDARIECLYWGGYDPAHPQRALERFDVIGAAPAPVGGDFTPATPALGGFVPRALACDDDDHLYVLDDASGRVCVFDLPARRLLRTVSVPAGAEDIAWHNGWLYGLSSGVLWRMAANRGVRMLDADLTPIAAPARLDVLADGRLVVLSAAHGVDAALWCYTRRAGGHWQEEALALADEVIDFASDLAIQQEDDGDEQIVVARRPGEDFVRIDVASRLPGVPLTARGYDGMGIIATPDGRIAYWTERGLRHAVVARRRYRPQGRVIAFRLDAGDYQSVWGRVLLDACVPHGTALTLHVLASDDEDEVPRVPRTPPVGGVLAALPEPDATPLPPQHWLPPADLRGAPVFRRSDGSEQPWPAPDEFATVEGSAGASAGRYLWLVLELLGSSQATPRVRTLRAEHPGHDWLRRLPQLYRREEATRDFLTRYLTPLAALHDELALQSAMRHALLKPAAAPTPMLPWLAMWLGLTLDERMSETARRTLLLEAIPFFYRRGTPASLVRLLEIVTGVPVQIIERWRFRGLGQVGASDDGVRERAVVGFGWRVGGQAGAEAGLEDADAATQAYAAYAYRFAVVVQGALTGEMEALVRHLLEVHRPAHTVYELCTVGAGMRIGLGLHLGMTSLIGRSAGFKPFAIGGAVGRGSTVGRPGGGIKPGLAPLGQGRLQ comes from the coding sequence ATGAACGGCAACAGCGACGCGCGCTTTGCCATCATCACCGGCCATGCCCTGTGGCTGCGCTGCGGCTTCGAGGATGCGACGCTGGTCGACGACGCGGTGCAGCTGGCCTGGGATGGCGATGCCACGCCGGGTGATCCGCAACCGGTTATGGATACGCGCGGCGCCGGGTTGGCGTTCGGTCCGGGCTGCCGGCTTTACCACAGCGTGCCGTTTGATGCGCGCATCGAATGCCTGTACTGGGGCGGCTACGATCCGGCCCACCCGCAGCGTGCACTGGAGCGCTTCGACGTGATCGGCGCCGCGCCAGCGCCAGTCGGAGGCGATTTCACGCCGGCCACGCCAGCCTTGGGCGGCTTCGTGCCGCGTGCGCTGGCCTGCGATGACGACGATCATCTCTACGTGCTCGACGATGCCAGCGGCCGGGTCTGCGTGTTCGACCTGCCGGCGCGGCGCCTGCTGCGCACGGTATCGGTGCCAGCCGGTGCCGAGGACATCGCCTGGCACAACGGCTGGCTGTACGGGCTGTCCAGCGGCGTGCTGTGGCGCATGGCCGCAAACCGTGGCGTGCGCATGCTCGACGCGGATCTCACACCGATCGCCGCCCCGGCACGGCTCGATGTACTGGCCGATGGTCGGCTGGTGGTGCTGTCTGCCGCGCATGGTGTCGACGCGGCGCTGTGGTGCTACACCCGCCGGGCCGGTGGTCACTGGCAGGAGGAAGCACTGGCACTGGCCGACGAAGTGATCGATTTCGCCTCGGACCTTGCGATCCAGCAGGAGGACGATGGCGACGAGCAGATCGTCGTTGCGCGCCGGCCGGGCGAGGACTTCGTGCGCATCGATGTCGCCAGCCGCCTGCCCGGCGTGCCGCTGACTGCGCGTGGCTACGACGGCATGGGCATCATCGCCACGCCGGACGGCCGCATCGCCTACTGGACCGAGCGCGGGTTGCGCCACGCGGTGGTGGCGCGGCGGCGCTACCGGCCGCAGGGCCGGGTGATTGCGTTCCGGCTCGATGCCGGCGATTACCAGAGCGTGTGGGGCCGGGTGCTGCTCGATGCCTGCGTGCCGCACGGCACGGCACTGACGCTGCATGTGCTGGCGAGCGACGATGAGGACGAAGTGCCGCGCGTGCCGCGTACCCCGCCGGTGGGCGGCGTACTCGCCGCACTGCCCGAGCCGGATGCGACGCCGTTGCCGCCACAGCATTGGCTGCCGCCGGCCGACCTGCGCGGCGCGCCGGTGTTCCGCCGCAGTGATGGCAGTGAGCAGCCGTGGCCGGCGCCTGATGAATTCGCCACGGTCGAAGGCAGTGCAGGCGCCAGCGCCGGCCGCTACCTGTGGCTAGTGCTGGAGCTGCTCGGCAGCTCGCAGGCCACGCCGCGCGTGCGCACGCTGCGGGCCGAACATCCCGGTCACGACTGGCTGCGCCGCTTGCCCCAGCTCTACCGGCGCGAGGAGGCGACGCGTGATTTCCTCACCCGATACCTCACGCCGCTGGCCGCGCTGCACGACGAACTGGCGCTGCAGTCGGCCATGCGCCATGCACTGCTCAAGCCCGCCGCCGCGCCGACGCCGATGCTGCCGTGGCTGGCGATGTGGCTGGGGCTGACGCTGGACGAGCGCATGAGCGAGACCGCGCGGCGCACCCTGCTGCTGGAAGCCATCCCGTTCTTCTATCGCCGCGGCACGCCGGCCAGCCTCGTGCGCCTGCTGGAGATCGTCACCGGCGTGCCGGTGCAGATCATCGAGCGCTGGCGCTTCCGGGGCCTGGGCCAGGTGGGGGCCAGCGACGACGGCGTGCGCGAGCGCGCGGTGGTCGGCTTCGGCTGGCGCGTTGGCGGCCAGGCCGGCGCCGAGGCCGGGCTGGAGGATGCCGATGCGGCGACCCAGGCCTATGCCGCCTATGCCTACCGTTTTGCCGTGGTGGTGCAGGGCGCCCTCACCGGTGAGATGGAAGCGCTGGTGCGACACCTGCTGGAGGTGCACCGCCCCGCGCACACGGTGTACGAGCTGTGTACGGTGGGCGCCGGCATGCGCATCGGCCTGGGCCTGCATCTGGGCATGACCAGCCTGATTGGCCGCAGCGCCGGCTTCAAGCCGTTTGCCATCGGCGGTGCGGTCGGCCGCGGCAGCACCGTGGGGCGCCCGGGCGGTGGCATCAAGCCCGGCCTTGCGCCGCTGGGTCAGGGGAGGCTGCAATGA
- a CDS encoding putative baseplate assembly protein — protein MPLPSPILDDRNYAQLASELKARIPVYNPAWTDHNESDPGITLLELFAFQAESLLYRFNQIPEATYLEFLRLLQIPLRPAQAARALLALTTDKPAGVPVPQKTLARAGKLEFQTLTELTAWPLSVQAVARIATSAPDPAADPEAHAYAERTLDALPAALAERPRSYFETRLLVEGEALDFGETVDGMIWLAVLSEDGFDPARLPGAIVNLGFEADLPAGGMAEIDPCPGLGFVASPPQLQWQSLSGRPLADDEPQYVSLSVVGDSTRGLTQSGVLRLQLPRAAGDFAIPDFDPDLAGAGHYPPALPDELADRLVGWLRVFRRDGSAFGRFTLARANTTEVEHARTAAPQFLGNGNGQPVQVFRLAHAPVLPDNEIDAIVVEVEEGGQWLRYSRVDDFFASTRESRHFMLDAESGLVRFGDGLRGRMPQWGERIRCWGYRWGGGVAGNVAKGAINKADLAGVKAENPLPARGGADAEALEAALTRIPGELRRRGRAVTADDFKEIAAATPGALIARTECLPRFAPKTPQIEAAGVVSVMVWPQADAAHPNAPMPDATLLRAVCQWLDAHRLVTTELYVIPPTYRQVAVSVALKVKPGYGIEAVRRWVELVLRQYLAPLPPYGPEGQGWPLGRRVHGPELEAAALQVEGVEYLEALEVAGWDGDGWVPGTVVLQRYEVVELTAITVVDGLPLPPPGEGVVPVPPEGLPLPLPVIREEC, from the coding sequence ATGCCATTGCCCAGCCCCATCCTCGATGATCGCAACTACGCCCAGCTTGCCAGCGAGCTCAAGGCGCGCATTCCCGTCTACAACCCGGCCTGGACCGACCACAACGAGAGCGATCCGGGCATTACATTGCTGGAATTGTTCGCCTTCCAGGCCGAGAGCCTGCTGTACCGCTTCAACCAGATTCCCGAGGCCACCTACCTCGAATTCCTGCGGCTGCTGCAGATCCCGCTGCGCCCGGCCCAGGCCGCGCGCGCCTTGCTGGCGCTGACCACCGACAAGCCTGCCGGGGTGCCGGTGCCGCAAAAGACGCTGGCGCGTGCCGGCAAGCTCGAATTCCAGACCCTGACCGAGCTCACGGCCTGGCCGCTGTCGGTGCAGGCCGTTGCCCGCATCGCCACCAGCGCCCCGGACCCGGCCGCCGATCCGGAAGCCCACGCTTACGCCGAGCGCACGCTTGATGCCTTGCCAGCAGCCCTGGCCGAGCGGCCACGCAGCTACTTCGAAACGCGGCTCCTGGTGGAAGGCGAGGCGCTCGATTTTGGCGAGACGGTGGATGGCATGATCTGGTTGGCCGTGCTGAGCGAGGACGGGTTCGACCCGGCCAGGCTGCCCGGCGCCATCGTCAATCTCGGCTTCGAGGCGGATCTGCCGGCGGGCGGCATGGCCGAGATCGACCCGTGCCCCGGCCTCGGTTTCGTCGCCAGCCCGCCGCAGCTGCAATGGCAATCGCTGAGCGGCCGCCCGCTGGCGGACGATGAGCCGCAATACGTATCGCTCTCCGTGGTGGGTGACAGCACGCGCGGGCTCACGCAATCCGGCGTGCTGCGCCTGCAGTTGCCACGCGCCGCTGGCGATTTCGCCATCCCCGATTTCGATCCGGACCTGGCTGGGGCCGGCCACTACCCGCCGGCGCTGCCTGACGAGCTGGCCGACAGGCTGGTGGGCTGGCTGCGGGTATTCCGCCGCGACGGCAGCGCCTTCGGCCGGTTCACGCTGGCGCGTGCCAACACCACCGAGGTCGAGCACGCGCGCACCGCGGCGCCGCAGTTCCTCGGCAACGGCAATGGTCAGCCGGTACAGGTGTTCCGCCTGGCGCACGCACCGGTGCTGCCGGACAACGAGATCGACGCCATCGTGGTCGAGGTGGAGGAGGGTGGTCAGTGGCTGCGCTACAGCCGCGTCGACGATTTCTTCGCCAGCACGCGCGAATCGCGCCATTTCATGCTCGACGCCGAATCGGGGCTGGTGCGTTTCGGCGATGGCCTACGAGGCCGCATGCCGCAATGGGGCGAGCGCATCCGCTGCTGGGGCTATCGCTGGGGCGGTGGCGTGGCCGGCAACGTGGCCAAGGGCGCGATCAACAAGGCGGACTTGGCCGGCGTGAAGGCGGAGAACCCGCTGCCCGCGCGCGGTGGTGCCGATGCCGAGGCGCTGGAAGCGGCGCTGACCCGCATCCCCGGCGAATTGCGCCGGCGTGGCCGCGCGGTGACGGCGGACGATTTCAAGGAGATCGCCGCCGCCACGCCCGGTGCGCTGATCGCCCGCACCGAATGCCTGCCGCGCTTCGCACCGAAGACGCCGCAGATTGAGGCGGCTGGCGTGGTCAGCGTGATGGTCTGGCCGCAGGCCGATGCAGCGCATCCCAATGCGCCGATGCCCGATGCCACCTTGCTGCGCGCCGTGTGCCAGTGGCTGGACGCGCACCGGCTGGTGACCACCGAGCTCTACGTGATCCCACCGACCTACCGCCAGGTGGCGGTGTCGGTGGCACTGAAGGTCAAGCCGGGTTACGGCATCGAGGCAGTACGCCGCTGGGTGGAGCTGGTATTGCGCCAGTACCTCGCGCCGCTGCCGCCCTATGGCCCGGAAGGCCAGGGCTGGCCGCTGGGCCGGCGCGTGCACGGGCCGGAACTGGAGGCCGCAGCCCTGCAGGTCGAGGGCGTGGAGTACCTGGAAGCATTGGAGGTGGCTGGTTGGGATGGCGATGGCTGGGTACCCGGCACCGTGGTGCTGCAGCGCTACGAGGTGGTCGAGCTGACCGCGATCACCGTGGTCGACGGTCTGCCCTTGCCCCCGCCGGGCGAGGGCGTGGTGCCGGTGCCGCCCGAGGGCCTGCCCTTGCCGCTGCCGGTCATCCGCGAGGAATGCTGA
- a CDS encoding GPW/gp25 family protein: MSTSRMVLGAGLALPLSPDETGRLPQAEGPEKVRQSIAILLDTEPGERLMLPDYGCGLRRFLMQPNSAVTRAQIQREVERSLKRWEPRIAVTEVTVTPGRDPSLVLVQVNYSHLRDGRRDNLVYPFYLA; the protein is encoded by the coding sequence ATGAGCACGAGCCGCATGGTGCTGGGCGCCGGCCTGGCCTTACCCCTGTCCCCGGACGAAACCGGCCGGCTGCCGCAGGCCGAGGGGCCGGAAAAGGTGCGCCAGTCCATCGCCATCCTGCTCGATACCGAACCGGGCGAGCGGCTGATGCTGCCCGACTACGGCTGCGGCCTGCGGCGCTTCCTGATGCAGCCCAACAGCGCCGTCACCCGCGCGCAGATCCAGCGTGAGGTGGAGCGCAGTCTCAAGCGCTGGGAGCCGCGCATTGCCGTCACCGAGGTGACGGTCACGCCCGGCCGCGATCCATCGCTGGTGCTGGTACAGGTGAACTACAGCCACCTGCGTGACGGCCGCCGCGACAACCTCGTCTACCCGTTCTACCTGGCTTAG
- a CDS encoding phage baseplate assembly protein V: MIDFDRFDGGFPGKRLFGLYPAIVLDIVDPENVGRIQVSFPWLGDAGADVKAWARLVTLYADDDQGWEILPSVDTEVIVAFEAGVLERPYIVGAVWNGKEALPEAPQAANNKRLLKTRSGSLLEFDDTDGAAKVTVSMESGHQLVLDDAAQQVTLQHSNGCKIEMNIAGQVTITANATVEVNASAVNVHAPMVTCDGTVTCQTLITQSVVSPSYTPGAGNVW; encoded by the coding sequence ATGATCGATTTCGATCGCTTCGATGGCGGCTTTCCCGGCAAGCGGCTGTTCGGCCTCTATCCGGCCATCGTTCTCGACATCGTCGATCCGGAGAACGTCGGCCGCATCCAGGTCAGCTTTCCCTGGCTGGGTGATGCCGGCGCGGATGTGAAGGCCTGGGCGCGACTGGTGACGCTCTACGCCGACGACGACCAGGGCTGGGAAATCCTGCCCTCGGTCGATACCGAGGTCATCGTCGCCTTCGAAGCGGGCGTGCTGGAGCGGCCCTACATCGTCGGCGCGGTGTGGAACGGCAAGGAAGCGTTGCCCGAAGCACCACAGGCGGCCAACAACAAGCGGCTCTTGAAGACACGCAGTGGCAGCCTGCTAGAGTTCGACGACACCGACGGCGCGGCCAAGGTGACCGTATCGATGGAGAGCGGCCACCAGCTGGTGCTGGACGATGCGGCGCAGCAGGTGACGCTACAGCATTCGAATGGCTGCAAGATCGAAATGAACATCGCCGGGCAGGTGACGATCACCGCCAATGCCACGGTGGAGGTCAATGCCAGCGCCGTGAACGTGCACGCGCCGATGGTGACCTGCGATGGCACGGTGACGTGCCAGACGCTGATCACCCAGTCCGTCGTGTCGCCGAGCTATACCCCCGGGGCGGGCAACGTATGGTAG
- a CDS encoding phage late control D family protein, producing the protein MPLVLFQANTPTFTVAGTRQAALSLDLKRLEIDEDGQGMKRLVARFNAWGPKQGEDGEALLYLDGALFDFGLRLEVTLGPEGSACTVFDGKISAIEASYREGVEPEALIYAEDALAALRHTHCCKTWEQVSDADIARAIASEHGLTPDVDCDGPTYAVVQQFNQSDLAFLRERARLMAAEVWVADGKLGFKTRDKRGGTEVELVNGADILQLDVRADLAHQRAAVHVAGYDVAERDGIDEEAADTAVRGEAPQGRLGSEALAGLGDYPSWRTREVPHDAESARAWAKAEMLRRARGFVRVRAITNGTPQLMVGSKVSLQRVAPPFDGTGYYVTRVRHSYDLVDGHRTLFEAERATLEAA; encoded by the coding sequence ATGCCCCTCGTCCTGTTCCAGGCCAATACGCCCACCTTCACCGTCGCCGGCACCCGGCAGGCGGCGCTGTCGCTTGACTTGAAGCGACTCGAAATCGATGAGGACGGCCAGGGCATGAAGCGGCTGGTGGCACGTTTCAATGCCTGGGGGCCGAAGCAGGGCGAGGATGGCGAGGCACTGCTCTATCTCGATGGCGCGCTGTTCGATTTCGGCCTGCGGCTGGAAGTGACGCTCGGCCCGGAGGGCAGTGCCTGCACAGTGTTCGACGGCAAGATCAGTGCCATCGAGGCGAGCTATCGCGAGGGCGTGGAGCCCGAGGCGCTGATCTACGCCGAGGATGCGCTGGCCGCGTTGCGCCACACCCACTGCTGCAAGACCTGGGAGCAGGTCAGCGATGCCGACATTGCCCGGGCCATCGCCAGCGAGCACGGCCTGACCCCCGATGTCGATTGCGACGGTCCCACCTATGCGGTGGTGCAGCAGTTCAACCAGAGCGATCTTGCCTTCCTGCGCGAGCGGGCGCGGCTCATGGCGGCCGAGGTCTGGGTGGCGGATGGCAAGCTGGGCTTCAAGACGCGTGACAAGCGTGGTGGCACCGAGGTCGAACTGGTCAACGGCGCCGACATCCTGCAGCTCGACGTGCGTGCCGATCTCGCGCACCAGCGCGCTGCCGTGCATGTGGCGGGCTACGACGTGGCCGAGCGTGATGGCATCGACGAGGAGGCAGCCGATACCGCCGTGCGTGGCGAGGCGCCGCAGGGGCGCCTGGGCAGCGAGGCGCTGGCCGGGCTCGGCGACTACCCGAGCTGGCGCACCCGCGAGGTGCCGCACGATGCCGAATCGGCGCGGGCCTGGGCCAAGGCGGAGATGCTGCGCCGGGCGCGTGGTTTTGTGCGGGTGCGGGCGATCACCAACGGCACGCCGCAGTTGATGGTGGGCAGCAAGGTCTCGCTGCAGCGGGTGGCCCCACCGTTCGACGGCACCGGTTACTACGTGACCCGGGTACGCCACAGCTACGACCTGGTCGATGGCCATCGCACGCTGTTCGAGGCCGAACGCGCCACGCTGGAGGCCGCATGA
- a CDS encoding CIS tube protein, whose amino-acid sequence MELKKAFLVEISTGENAREMGERIPVQFNPTSMRMAIANRSEGGQQSGRQPRQYVGTGSTTLTLELVFDSADEGDSDNPVPVFERTRKIEYFIKPKEGEEQPPRVRFEWAQLQLDGLVESFNLDLDHFAADGTPLRAKVGLTIKAQDPNYQFQRSGPGAIDTAGAPAPGAATPDLPGIGGALSDALGRLANNPLSNALSGMNGAISELNSAVARALDGESLVQFAQRQGLDPTAWRALAAGVTDPLRLAAGTEIGLAKVAGQGLASRPAAAAAGDTASRLGLAGSGNDARAVIAQGTALAQAGGVGVGTVTLQTEVAGTASRAARQAFAGAAVQAQAQGNPIAELAATSGSRNQVFGLRADPRATSFGANVPLRDRVGGAVETRANLLTGQAAQRSDSLPPTSTNPTQPAWQALPQAAATGAGVSRPGHPGDCGCGCH is encoded by the coding sequence ATGGAACTGAAGAAAGCCTTCCTCGTCGAGATTTCCACCGGTGAAAATGCCCGGGAGATGGGCGAGCGCATTCCGGTGCAGTTCAACCCCACCTCCATGCGCATGGCGATCGCCAACCGTAGCGAAGGCGGCCAGCAGAGCGGGCGCCAGCCGCGCCAGTATGTCGGAACCGGCTCGACCACGCTTACGCTGGAGCTGGTGTTCGACAGCGCCGACGAAGGCGACAGCGACAACCCGGTGCCGGTGTTCGAGCGCACGCGCAAGATCGAGTACTTCATCAAGCCCAAGGAAGGCGAGGAGCAGCCGCCGCGGGTGCGTTTCGAATGGGCGCAGTTGCAGCTCGACGGCCTCGTTGAAAGCTTCAACCTCGATCTCGACCATTTCGCCGCCGATGGCACGCCGCTGCGGGCCAAGGTCGGCCTCACCATCAAGGCGCAGGACCCGAACTACCAGTTCCAGCGTTCCGGCCCCGGCGCCATCGATACTGCCGGCGCTCCGGCGCCCGGCGCCGCCACGCCGGACCTGCCGGGCATCGGCGGTGCGCTGAGCGACGCGCTGGGGCGGCTGGCCAACAATCCGCTGTCCAACGCGCTGTCCGGCATGAACGGCGCCATCTCCGAGCTGAACAGCGCGGTGGCGCGTGCGCTCGATGGCGAAAGCCTGGTGCAGTTCGCCCAACGCCAGGGGCTCGATCCGACAGCCTGGCGCGCACTGGCCGCCGGTGTGACCGATCCGCTGCGCCTTGCTGCCGGCACCGAGATCGGCCTTGCCAAGGTGGCGGGGCAGGGCCTCGCCAGCCGCCCGGCCGCGGCGGCGGCGGGCGACACCGCTAGCCGGCTCGGCCTGGCCGGCAGTGGCAACGATGCGCGCGCGGTCATCGCGCAGGGCACCGCGCTGGCACAGGCCGGCGGCGTCGGCGTCGGTACCGTCACCTTGCAGACCGAAGTTGCCGGCACCGCCAGCCGCGCCGCGCGCCAAGCGTTCGCCGGTGCAGCGGTCCAGGCGCAGGCCCAGGGCAATCCGATCGCCGAGCTTGCCGCCACCAGCGGCAGCCGTAACCAGGTATTCGGCCTGCGGGCCGATCCGCGCGCCACCAGCTTCGGCGCCAACGTGCCACTGCGCGACCGGGTCGGCGGCGCAGTCGAAACCCGCGCCAACCTGTTGACCGGCCAGGCCGCACAACGCAGCGACAGCCTGCCGCCGACCTCGACCAATCCCACCCAGCCTGCCTGGCAGGCGCTGCCGCAAGCCGCGGCGACGGGGGCTGGCGTCAGCCGCCCCGGTCATCCCGGCGATTGCGGTTGTGGCTGCCACTGA
- a CDS encoding phage tail protein: protein MADDLLFVRSYRFRVRLSPSPEAVSGAVPTPASGELEPALDAPPAAGGGDEIRAPDGAFQEISGLEISMDVAEYNEGGRNDGVIRRAGRARYSPITMKRGMFHPEGGELQKELWQWLQAVVSGRRPIPRFDGVIEVLAANGNDVVATWSFERALPLKVRGPELNAKTGEIAIEELQLAHEGLRLE, encoded by the coding sequence ATGGCCGACGACCTGCTGTTCGTCCGCAGCTACCGCTTCCGCGTGCGGCTCTCGCCGAGCCCCGAGGCGGTGTCGGGCGCCGTGCCGACACCGGCCAGCGGCGAGCTGGAGCCCGCGCTCGATGCGCCGCCGGCTGCCGGTGGCGGCGACGAGATCCGTGCGCCCGATGGCGCCTTCCAGGAAATCAGTGGGCTGGAAATCAGCATGGACGTGGCCGAGTACAACGAGGGCGGCCGCAACGATGGCGTGATCCGTCGCGCCGGGCGTGCCCGCTACAGCCCCATCACCATGAAGCGCGGCATGTTCCACCCGGAAGGCGGTGAGCTGCAGAAGGAACTGTGGCAATGGCTGCAGGCCGTGGTATCCGGCCGGCGGCCGATCCCGCGCTTCGACGGTGTGATCGAGGTTTTGGCGGCCAACGGCAACGACGTGGTCGCCACCTGGAGCTTCGAGCGTGCGCTGCCGCTCAAGGTGCGCGGGCCGGAGCTCAATGCCAAGACCGGCGAGATTGCCATCGAGGAGCTCCAGCTGGCCCATGAAGGGCTGAGGCTGGAATAG